The following proteins are co-located in the Sulfurovum sp. TSL6 genome:
- a CDS encoding fructosamine kinase family protein, which translates to MQEELSEALGQHVKRLELLQQGQIGDIYLASVEDQRYVVKTSEQTEKLAIEAHMLEDLYEAKIRVPHVILSKGSFLVLEYIETMSQAKTTQEIEAAKLLCRLHSVTNESRMYGYYYDTTIGPFPQKNEQTQYNWTLFLGQMRIMPMARHCYDSGKIPKQMVERLEGLCRDLYKRIDMRTIYPSLLHGDVWSGNVLFEREGACLIDPAIYYGDKEMELAFILLFGTFGETFFNVYQENHPLSDDFYENKVPLYQIYPLLVHVALYGGSYVGDLERILKRLKV; encoded by the coding sequence GTGCAAGAGGAACTCAGTGAAGCTTTAGGCCAGCATGTAAAGCGTTTAGAGTTGCTACAGCAAGGTCAGATAGGCGATATCTACCTAGCCAGTGTAGAAGATCAAAGGTATGTAGTAAAGACTTCTGAACAGACAGAAAAATTGGCCATAGAAGCTCATATGTTGGAGGATCTGTATGAGGCTAAGATACGTGTGCCTCATGTGATTCTGTCAAAAGGGTCTTTTTTAGTACTTGAATATATTGAAACTATGAGTCAAGCTAAAACCACACAAGAGATAGAAGCTGCAAAGCTTTTATGCAGATTGCACTCTGTAACCAATGAGAGTCGTATGTATGGCTATTATTACGACACGACCATCGGTCCGTTCCCCCAAAAAAATGAGCAAACTCAATACAATTGGACACTTTTCCTGGGTCAGATGCGTATCATGCCCATGGCAAGACACTGCTATGATTCAGGAAAGATACCAAAACAGATGGTAGAACGCTTAGAAGGATTATGCAGAGACTTGTATAAACGGATAGATATGCGTACCATTTATCCTTCCTTGCTTCATGGTGATGTGTGGAGCGGGAATGTGCTTTTTGAGAGAGAGGGGGCTTGTCTCATAGATCCTGCCATCTACTATGGGGACAAAGAGATGGAATTGGCTTTCATACTGCTCTTTGGCACTTTTGGAGAGACGTTTTTTAATGTTTATCAGGAAAACCATCCTCTAAGTGATGATTTTTATGAAAACAAAGTACCGCTCTATCAGATATACCCACTTTTGGTGCATGTTGCGCTTTATGGCGGTAGTTATGTAGGCGACCTTGAACGTATACTTAAAAGGTTAAAAGTATGA
- a CDS encoding redoxin family protein — protein sequence MKQWKIKSIIKEITIILVLLFIVSNIISYIRAPDLGSSQLPQIEARLVDGSTFSIEKGKPLVIHFWAISCPACKLEAPNIETVSKAYDVLTVAVNSGSDEEVKTYIQENGLSFKVLNDVNGAWTTEFNIKVYPTTFIYDAKGKLRFTEVGYTTTAGLLARLEWID from the coding sequence ATGAAACAATGGAAGATAAAATCTATCATCAAAGAGATCACTATTATTTTGGTACTTCTGTTTATAGTGAGCAATATCATCAGTTATATTCGTGCACCTGATCTTGGATCAAGCCAGCTGCCTCAGATAGAAGCAAGGCTTGTAGATGGAAGTACCTTTAGTATTGAGAAGGGAAAACCATTAGTTATCCACTTTTGGGCTATTTCCTGTCCGGCATGCAAACTTGAAGCACCCAATATAGAAACAGTGTCAAAAGCGTATGATGTGTTAACTGTTGCAGTTAATTCGGGAAGTGATGAAGAAGTAAAAACCTATATACAAGAGAATGGACTGAGTTTTAAAGTCTTAAATGATGTCAATGGAGCCTGGACAACAGAATTTAACATAAAGGTTTATCCTACTACATTCATTTATGATGCCAAAGGCAAGTTGAGGTTTACTGAAGTAGGTTATACGACAACTGCAGGATTGCTAGCAAGATTGGAATGGATAGACTAA
- a CDS encoding TOBE domain-containing protein, translating to MELSSKLTLEMLGKPFLLEKRIELLHAIEAHGSISKAAKAVPMSYKSAWEAVDTMNALSPEPIVCRETGGKDGGGTTITAYGQKLLKNYAVLKEEHNRFLEKLSELTDIESGAFKTIGRLAMQISARNQIQAEVVSVDSQNVNANILLRLKSGKELLSTITKEAVENLHIEEDQTVIAIFKSSTVLLSMKVDEKNQDNRLEGIVSKVDKDVENTKVVVDIGEHDTIVSVMPTAVLEKMELSEGSSVTAMIKANDIMIGK from the coding sequence ATGGAACTTTCATCAAAGCTTACTTTGGAAATGTTAGGTAAACCTTTTTTGCTTGAAAAGCGTATAGAACTGCTTCATGCCATTGAAGCACATGGATCCATCTCTAAAGCAGCAAAAGCGGTACCTATGAGTTACAAAAGTGCCTGGGAAGCGGTAGATACTATGAATGCACTTTCTCCTGAACCGATCGTATGTAGAGAGACAGGGGGTAAAGACGGTGGCGGTACGACGATTACAGCGTATGGTCAAAAACTCTTAAAAAACTATGCAGTGCTCAAAGAGGAGCATAACCGTTTTTTGGAAAAGTTGTCAGAGCTGACCGATATCGAGAGTGGTGCATTTAAGACCATTGGAAGATTGGCCATGCAAATTTCTGCAAGAAATCAGATACAAGCAGAAGTCGTTTCCGTAGACTCTCAAAATGTCAATGCAAACATACTTTTAAGGCTGAAAAGTGGGAAAGAACTTCTTTCTACGATCACCAAAGAGGCGGTAGAAAATTTGCATATTGAGGAAGATCAAACTGTGATTGCGATATTTAAATCCAGTACAGTACTGTTGTCTATGAAAGTAGACGAAAAAAATCAGGATAATAGACTCGAAGGCATTGTGAGCAAGGTAGACAAAGATGTGGAGAATACTAAAGTAGTGGTGGATATAGGAGAGCATGACACCATTGTATCTGTCATGCCTACAGCTGTTTTAGAGAAGATGGAACTTAGTGAAGGAAGTTCTGTGACCGCTATGATCAAAGCCAATGACATTATGATAGGGAAGTAA
- the modA gene encoding molybdate ABC transporter substrate-binding protein codes for MKKIVLGLVLSFALLSAGEIKIAVAANVSYAIEPLKTAFYTLSPKTNIEVILGSSGKLTAQIKNGAPYDLFMSANMKYPEVLYKEGIAVTKPIVYAQGALAYLSVKPQDFRQGLRLLTEDKIQKIALANPKTAPYGVAAVEALKNAKVYDAVKEKFVYGESISQTVTYAMTAADIGFIAKSSLFSPQMAYLKEGIHWSDVDETFYTPIEQGMVILKKAEGNPAVKDFYDFMLSEKAQEILKNFGYKVE; via the coding sequence ATGAAGAAGATCGTATTAGGTTTGGTACTAAGCTTCGCTCTATTAAGTGCAGGCGAGATAAAGATCGCTGTCGCGGCAAATGTAAGTTACGCCATAGAACCACTCAAAACAGCGTTTTATACATTGTCCCCGAAGACAAACATAGAAGTGATCCTGGGGAGTTCTGGAAAACTTACAGCACAGATAAAGAACGGCGCACCGTATGACCTCTTTATGTCAGCAAACATGAAATACCCGGAAGTACTTTATAAAGAGGGGATAGCTGTAACAAAACCTATCGTATATGCACAGGGTGCATTGGCTTATTTGTCTGTAAAGCCACAGGATTTTAGGCAAGGGTTGAGGCTTTTAACAGAGGATAAGATTCAAAAAATAGCCTTAGCAAACCCTAAAACGGCACCTTATGGTGTAGCAGCGGTAGAGGCTTTGAAAAATGCTAAGGTGTATGATGCCGTCAAAGAGAAGTTTGTCTATGGAGAATCAATTTCACAGACCGTTACCTATGCAATGACGGCAGCAGATATAGGATTTATAGCGAAATCTTCACTTTTTAGTCCACAAATGGCATATCTTAAAGAAGGGATACACTGGAGTGATGTAGATGAAACCTTTTATACCCCTATAGAACAGGGAATGGTGATTCTGAAAAAAGCAGAAGGTAACCCTGCAGTGAAAGATTTTTATGACTTTATGTTAAGTGAAAAAGCCCAGGAGATATTGAAAAATTTCGGATATAAGGTAGAGTAA
- the modB gene encoding molybdate ABC transporter permease subunit yields MQEIFNVTSLDLAPFILSFKLASVTTVILFLFSLPLAWYLSQSRSKTKPFLEAVTALPIVLPPSVLGFYILVVLSPNSAVGAFFEDLLGVKLVFSFSGLVVASCFYSLPFMVQPLQSGFESLNKHMLEASYLAGKSKLQTVFKVALPNIKPSLITALIITFAHTIGEFGVVLMVGGSIPGETKVASVAIYEMVEVMEYGTAHIYSAFMVLMSFIVLLSVYIFNHSQRKIGVV; encoded by the coding sequence ATGCAGGAAATTTTTAATGTAACATCCTTAGATCTAGCACCTTTTATCCTTTCATTTAAACTCGCTAGTGTGACAACAGTGATATTGTTTTTGTTTTCTCTTCCTTTAGCGTGGTATCTCTCTCAAAGCAGATCAAAGACAAAACCTTTTTTAGAAGCCGTTACGGCATTACCGATCGTACTTCCCCCTTCTGTGTTAGGGTTTTATATTTTAGTCGTACTCTCCCCGAACTCTGCAGTGGGAGCTTTTTTTGAAGATCTTTTGGGTGTGAAGTTGGTCTTCTCTTTTAGCGGTTTGGTCGTGGCAAGTTGTTTTTACTCACTTCCTTTTATGGTACAGCCTTTACAAAGTGGATTTGAGTCTTTGAACAAACATATGTTGGAGGCATCCTACCTTGCAGGGAAGAGTAAGTTACAGACTGTGTTTAAGGTTGCATTGCCAAATATCAAACCTTCACTTATCACGGCACTGATCATTACTTTTGCACATACTATCGGTGAGTTTGGTGTAGTGCTCATGGTAGGGGGGAGTATCCCAGGTGAAACGAAAGTAGCTTCGGTGGCTATTTATGAGATGGTTGAGGTGATGGAGTATGGTACAGCACATATCTACAGTGCGTTCATGGTTTTGATGAGTTTTATAGTGCTTTTATCCGTGTATATCTTTAACCACAGTCAGCGTAAAATAGGTGTCGTTTAA
- a CDS encoding ABC transporter ATP-binding protein yields the protein MIEIDIHKRLHGAHGDMDLDVSLEIQKGEFIALMGESGSGKTTLLRVLAGLENAEGNINVEDVLWLADQKMLPPQQREIGFIFQDYALFENMNVEENLLFVNNDKVLAQRLLEMTELSRLSHRNVKGLSGGQKQRVSLCRAMMKEPKLLLMDEPLSALDPAMRTKLQDEILKLHETFGTTTIMVSHDADASYHLADRIWVLDQGKIIADGHPEEILLKTSTVTYTLSV from the coding sequence ATGATAGAGATAGACATACATAAAAGACTGCATGGTGCGCATGGTGATATGGATCTTGATGTCAGTTTAGAGATACAAAAGGGTGAGTTTATTGCACTGATGGGTGAAAGCGGTTCTGGTAAAACAACGCTGCTTAGAGTCTTAGCAGGCTTAGAAAATGCAGAAGGTAATATTAATGTGGAAGATGTACTTTGGTTAGCTGATCAAAAAATGCTTCCACCGCAACAAAGAGAGATAGGGTTTATCTTTCAGGATTATGCACTGTTTGAAAATATGAACGTAGAAGAGAATTTACTCTTTGTCAATAATGACAAGGTTCTGGCGCAAAGACTTCTTGAGATGACAGAACTTAGCAGATTGTCACACCGTAATGTAAAAGGCCTCAGCGGTGGCCAAAAACAAAGAGTGAGTCTTTGTCGTGCCATGATGAAAGAGCCAAAGCTTTTACTGATGGATGAACCTCTATCGGCTCTTGATCCTGCAATGCGCACAAAATTACAAGATGAGATACTCAAATTGCACGAAACTTTTGGTACCACAACCATTATGGTAAGTCATGATGCCGATGCTTCTTATCATCTCGCTGATCGTATATGGGTTCTTGATCAAGGAAAGATCATAGCAGATGGGCATCCTGAAGAGATACTTCTCAAAACTTCTACCGTGACTTATACACTTTCAGTATAA